A window of the Zeugodacus cucurbitae isolate PBARC_wt_2022May chromosome 2, idZeuCucr1.2, whole genome shotgun sequence genome harbors these coding sequences:
- the LOC105213118 gene encoding protein takeout-like: protein MFRFNKIVVALMPLLTLQAVAKFPEDPKPCKYGDKTCIMSTVEFLMREKSQGFASLNLVKTDPLRIAEIVMKQGAESPVNIDLTFTNNDIYGFSGIKMTDLKGFGKDLVTKHELLFSAPVLSLVGDYSIKGRVLVLPITGTGASNITMLNSKIRIQFVGAPVEKSEGVYMSVKSARLSVEPARMIFNFGNLFNGDKQLGETMNTFLNENWKEIYEEVRATFTNVFSKIFISVIENVFSLYPYDKYFSE from the exons ATGTTTCGGTTTAACAAAATTGTTGTAGCTTTAATGCCGTTATTGACACTTCAAGCAGTGGCGAAATTTC CTGAAGATCCCAAACCATGCAAATATGGCGACAAAACTTGCATAATGAGTACTGTCGAGTTCCTGATGCGAGAAAAATCACAGG GTTTTGCGTcgcttaatttggttaagacggACCCACTGAGAATTGCCGAAATCGTTATGAAGCAAGGCGCCGAAAGTCCCGTCAATATTGACCTGACCTTCACCAATAATGACATATACGGTTTTAGTGGAATCAAAATGACTGACCTGAA GGGTTTCGGCAAGGATTTGGTCACAAAACATGAACTTCTTTTTTCTGCACCCGTCCTCAGTTTGGTCGGCGATTACTCGATTAAGGGGCGCGTATTGGTGCTACCCATTACTGGCACAGGCGCGAGCAATATTACAATGC TTAACTCTAAAATTCGCATTCAATTTGTTGGCGCTCCAGTGGAAAAATCAGAAGGCGTCTATATGAGTGTGAAATCGGCGCGTTTGAGTGTGGAACCGGCAAGAATGATTTTCAATTTTGGCAATCTTTTCAATGGTGACAAGCAGCTGGGTGAGACAATGAACACTTTCTTGAATGAGAACTGGAAAGAGATCTATGAGGAGGTGCGGGCCACTTTTACAAACGTGTTTTCAAAAATCTTCATCAGCGTTATAGAGAATGTTTTCAGTTTATATCCATACGATAAGTACTTTTCcgaataa
- the LOC105213119 gene encoding protein takeout, with protein sequence MSRISWIPFLTCAVLCLQTATPQIAVDFELCRYSDPVCNTNVAKLLLKKYATTGVRSLNFPPVDPLNIKSLKLPPNPNSAINVGLSFTNVNIRGLSNAQNIKVDGFTRDVSAPITLSCTVPKATFRGAYEGDGTILGANFKGKGNCEIELTDINLNCKIDAKLVQKDGKNYLVINNVSLGISKPASVHYQFDGLYNGNPELTATANDFLNANSFEVYEGMRPGIQEIFAVLVQEYMGKVFGKWAYDDLFVPQ encoded by the exons ATGTCACGTATTAGCTGGATACCGTTTTTGACGTGTGCAGTACTTTGCCTGCAAACAGCAACGCCACAAATAG CTGTggactttgaattatgtcgctACAGTGATCCGGTGTGTAACACAAATGTTGCCAAGCTGCTGCTAAAAAAATACGCCACGACCGGTGTGCGTTCATTGAATTTCCCGCCCGTCGATCCACTGAATATTAAATCACTGAAATTGCCGCCAAATCCAAACAGTGCCATAAATGTAGGCTTGTCCTTCACAAATGTTAACATACGTGGTTTGTCGAACGCGCAAAATATCAAAGTCGA CGGTTTCACACGGGATGTCTCCGCACCGATAACACTGAGCTGCACCGTGCCGAAGGCAACTTTTAGAGGTGCCTACGAAGGCGATGGCACAATTCTTGGCGCAAATTTCAAGGGCAAAGGCAACTGCGAAATAGAGCTAA ctgatataaatttaaattgcaaaatagATGCCAAATTAGTGCAGAAGGACGGCAAGAATTATTTAGTTATAAATAATGTATCATTGGGTATTTCGAAACCAGCAAGTGTACACTATCAATTTGATGGCCTCTACAATGGCAATCCAGAATTGACCGCAACAGCAAACGATTTCCTGAACGCCAATTCATTTGAAGTATACGAAGGAATGCGTCCGGGTATACAAGAGATTTTTGCAGTGCTCGTGCAAGAGTATATGGGAAAAGTGTTTGGTAAATGGGCATACGATGATCTCTTCGTGCCTCAATAA
- the LOC105213115 gene encoding uncharacterized protein LOC105213115, which translates to MRMSKACANVLKATCAFILISYSAAKLPDDIKKCVAGDGKCIIENINTVFAKKYEGDESFGLPKMVPLKMEDVVISRDSVNPIAIQLSLRNPFGYGVNNLRARKVKGFGKNPEGRHEIIIAAPYLTMLSDYKIDGKVLILPIKGEGKSNITLVEPVIRIRIDATSRNEDGNTFMDIKDFRIECKVKRMETHLDNLFNGDKALGENLNSFLNENWQEIYAELKLPFYDAIAKVMKAGAKQVFSTTPYNEIFQKNRWLYKMFIRDAFITVLVCCFLQFNSAEFPNDPKPCKFGDDDCLLKAVNYYLSEKNQGDTSINLRSIDPIDAGTFTLKQGADNPVNIDLTFSNNKIYGVANATAYKVRGFGKDLTKKHEIRFKVPVSSLVGDYKIQGRVLILPISGSGKNNITMIDAEFILQWVGVPVEKDGATYMKTDKFRTHVKPSKVFFDFENLFNGDKALGDNMNLFLNENWKEIFQEVDATFSKELSKLMSSIIDQVFDKTPYDKLFVE; encoded by the exons ATGCGTATGTCTAAAGCTTGTGCAAACGTGCTGAAAGCAACTTGCGCTTTCATTCTAATATCCTACAGTGCAGCGAAGCTTC CCGAtgacataaaaaaatgtgttgccGGTGATGGCAAGTGTATTATTGAGAACATAAACACTGTGTTCGCTAAAAAGTATGAGGGCGATGAAAGTTTCGGCTTACCCAAAATGGTACCACTCAAAATGGAAGATGTTGTCATTAGTCGAGATTCTGTGAATCCTATAGCAATTCAGCTCTCGCTGAGGAACCCATTTGGATATGGCGTCAATAACTTGAGAGCAAGAAAAGTCAA AGGTTTCGGCAAAAATCCAGAAGGACGTCACGAAATCATAATAGCAGCACCTTACTTAACGATGTTATCCGATTACAAAATTGATGGTAAGGTACTGATATTGCCTATTAAAGGCGAGGGCAAAAGTAACATCACACTAG TGGAACCTGTGATCAGAATACGCATAGACGCAACTTCGCGCAATGAGGATGGCAACACATTTATGGATATTAAAGATTTTCGCATAGAATGCAAAGTGAAACGTATGGAAACGCATCTCGATAATCTGTTTAACGGCGATAAAGCTTTGGGTGAAAACCTTAATAGTTTTCTAAATGAAAACTGGCAGGAAATTTATGCCGAATTGAAATTACCATTTTATGATGCGATCGCCAAGGTAATGAAAGCCGGTGCAAAGCAAGTCTTCAGCACGACTCCTTATAATGAaatctttcaaa AAAACCGTTGGTTATACAAAATGTTTATCCGAGACGCTTTTATAACTGTGCTTGTGTGCTgctttttacaatttaataGTGCGGAATTTC CAAACGATCCGAAGCCATGTAAATTTGGAGACGACGATTGTTTACTAAAGGCAGTCAACtattatttaagtgaaaaaaatcaag GAGACACCTCGATAAATCTGCGTTCAATCGATCCCATTGATGCCGGCACATTCACACTCAAACAAGGCGCTGATAATCCTGTGAATATTGACTTAACAtttagcaacaataaaatttatggtGTCGCTAATGCCACAGCTTACAAAGTTAG AGGCTTTGGCAAAGATCTCACGAAAAAACACGAGATACGCTTCAAGGTACCGGTGTCCAGCTTGGTCGGCGACTATAAAATACAAGGACGCGTTCTGATATTGCCCATTAGCGGTTCGGGCAAAAATAATATCACTATGA TTGATGCTGAATTTATACTACAATGGGTGGGTGTGCCCGTTGAGAAGGATGGCGCCACTTATATGAAGACCGACAAATTCAGAACCCATGTTAAGCCCAGTAAGGTGTTCTTCGATTTTGAAAATCTCTTCAATGGTGACAAAGCTTTGGGTGACAATATGAATTTGTTCTTAAATGAAAATTGGAAAGAAATTTTCCAAGAAGTTGATGCGACTTTTTCCAAAGAATTATCCAAGTTGATGTCAAGTATTATCGATCAAGTTTTTGACAAAACACCTTACGATAAATTATTTGTAGAGTAA